Within Quercus lobata isolate SW786 chromosome 5, ValleyOak3.0 Primary Assembly, whole genome shotgun sequence, the genomic segment ccAGGTctgggagccctatagtggcgtttttaagccctttagtgacgttttaaagccctatagcggcgtttttctgcaatttatggaaatcgagtctttaataCTCGATTTTCACGTGGatttttttccacatcatatCCATCCTCTTACAAATCGAggcttaaaaactcgagttttatcttggaactcgagttttagacactcgagatgctagttttcaacattgttttgaaacgtgataactaactaaatttttttatatttattgttatttggcAAGGACGATCCTTGAGTTGCTTTGCAGACGATGGAGATGGTGAAGTAATGCTTGGTTGTCATCTACTCATTGACCAACCACTTTATTCTTGGGCTTTGTTTTGTATTTAGGCCATTATTTAATGACTAGACttctagcttcttctttttaagtCCTTTATCGTTTTTGTTTTCCACTTTTAAATTTCATTGGAAAGTTGACCGTTCAAATGGGCTTGAGCATCAAGGCATGGGCTTGGTTTAATTTGTGCCTAAGGCATGGGCTTAATTTAAACGTAGgcttcataaaaaatatatatataaaatttattttttgtgttttcttttttgttttgtgtttcttgcctttttctttctttgttttgtgaaccAAGGACATATAATGTGTTTTtcaagaatattttaatagtaaaaatacatcgaaaatattaataaaaatatttttaataattttttaatcgccgcacccaaaccctactttttcaaaaattgccgagtcctgCATCCGCACCCGCACCTAAATCcagaaacgcacccgtgcttcatagttGCTGAATAgcatttttggtttctttggcCCAAGCTCAGCTCCTCTGAATCTTTTGGATATAATTTTGGAAGATGTTGGTGTTGTTTCTCAACTCTttccttaataaaaaattttccattcagccaaaaaaaaaaaaaaaagaagaagaagaaaaagaaaaaagatgcaAACTCAAAAAAGCCACCCCCTGGATAACTCCAAATTAGTTTGATGATTGTGGCAACTAACTGGTTGGAGCATCATGCAAGAATCTTCTTTGAATCAAGACACAAAGTTTGAAAGGGTGTCAAATATCATACCACAAAGAAGTGCTTTTCCCATCTCCAATTTTTAGATCTTCTAAGTGTAGTATTAAGATCTTCTTCAAGACTAAGAACAATGCTTCTTCTTGTCAGTAGCAGACCATAAAACTCTCTTAATTTTCTTCCAATATATTGCTGAACTTGCCTAGGATACATGGAGTCGTTGCGGCAGAACACTTGTTACTAGTTGAATGAAACAGTCTTGTTTTAGTTGCAATAAACCAGCTAAAGAAAAATTCTTCTTGTTACTCAAAGAGAGTGAAGAAGTATAATGGGTAGTGAGAAATTGAATGATGTATCAATGAGTCACAATTaatcccatttttttttagaaaacatttcAAGGGAATTGCCGTCACAGTATTACTAACAATTAAGACTTGACCAGGACCTAGCTAAAGGAATCACATTCTAAAAAGAAGTGCCTTTAAGCACTGGGGACCTTGATAGAAAACATGGTGAGCATGTTACACCTTTTATTTGATAGTCACTTATtatctcacaaaaaaaaaaaaaaaaaaggtaaaaaactCACAGTACATTAGTTGGTGGTAAACAGTAGTTTGTCTTaggtcttttaaaaaaaaaaaagaaaaaaaaattttgtcttaTGGCAAttgattctttgtttttattagtttttgctATTTTCCAAATGCAGGGAAGAACCTTTTGAAGCCTCCTTAATGAGTGTACAAGGATACCCATTAACATAAATCTATCTCAATTTAAGATCACATCATTTTATGACCATCCAAATAACAACAACATACAACATAGGAATCAATAAATTAGGGACAAGgattttcatttctctttgaattttttattcaaaaatttttatattataaaagtcATATTTTGGTGactatttttataattacaacTATCATCTTAACatgtaacaaaaaaattgtgtttctaGTGTTTCTTTACTAGCATAGGAATAAGGATAATAGCTAAAGGAAAAGGTTTCTCTTTAAAATGCTTCTCCTCTCCATTCATGCAATTAATAAGGCTAAATAGTTTGCTGATTAGCTATTATGTCAAACCTGGATGTTCTAAAGTTATATTGAGTATTGAGAATCTTTGTTAAGAAAGCGGCTGAGTTCTGAAAATCAATTCTTAATTTAGGTGAGCCTCATGGGAGTATTTGAATTGTAGTGGCAAATCAAATACTTGAACTTCCGAAATTAGTGGTGACCATAAAGTGCTACTGCCTACTCAATAATTTgtaatcaaaaataaaaatttggaaaagtACAAATTAACCACGGTTTTCTTGACATACATGGTGCATGATGTACAAATCTAAATTTCCCAGAATCTATACAAAATATAACATgcttatttacttattttgccTAATGCatagtaaatattttatagtattttttttattgataagacCTAATGcataatatttgtttttgacTTGCTAATGCAAATGTAGACCTCAGaataaaaattcttataaaattcCTTACTTTGCACTTCAGATATTTTCATCAGTGATGTATCCCTTTGCAATGGACAATACTCTCTTCCTCTGAAGTTTCAAtaggaaatagaaaacaaaaattctagtaccacaaaaaaatgcaaaatttttgcCACAACTCTTCATGCAGTTAATTGtaattagggggaaaaaaatatgGGTCTATGTAAAAGTGACCTCACAATTTTGTCCTTTCTCCCTGCAACtaatttgaatctttgataAAAACCAAAACTCCCAAATAACAATTAAAGTTTCTGATAAATTTTCagataaaattattattgaaaaacatGTAGTCTTGAATAGAATTATTAAGAACTCAAAGGATAATTAAATGGATATAGATAAGCACTATGCGTATCTGACCCAATTCCAACATGCACTAACACACTCAAAAAGACTTCCTAATGATAAGGACGAACCCTTATTcaaaacaataacaactaaaaataaaagataattaacAGATAACAAAGGCTAAAGTGATCAGTAGAACTGCTGCATATCTGTCACCACCTAGTGGACTTTAGAGAGCATACAGTTTGTATGGCCGTGAGCACAAGAAGGATAATACCACCACTGGTAGAAGCAGCTCTCCAAGGAGTGCTAAAATATTGACGCCATAATGTTTCCCTCCATCTATGCCACGGTGCCCTCCATCCATACCAAAGTTGCTCATAGGATGCATTCAAATCTTCACATATTTTCAAGTATTCTTTATTCATATAATCCCCTAAGATTTTGGTGTTAAGATTGTTGATAGCTGATGCTGCTGCATTGCTGTCGCCAAGGTAATTAATGAGGATTCCCTTATCACAAAGTAAATCTACATCTTTGGAAGTTTTGATAAGGAAATTCAAGATGACAAAGAAATCCGTAACATATGCGTGCTCTACATAAATGGATTGCTCTAATGCAATAATGTTTCGAATAAGACGTATTTTCTCCTCATTTAATGCAATGCATGGGATTTCCAACACTCCTTTCTTTAAATCAAACCTTATGTCAAGAAAGCGTCTATTCCCTCTATAATGTCTCATATTCTCATCAAACTCAACTCCCTTAAACTTGATTCCTGCCTCATGCAGCTGGGTTGCAGAGTATGACAGTTTAGCCCCTCCAGATCTTCTATCTAGTAATTGTTCACTTAGATAAAACAATCTAACCAGATCTGTGAAGTGTTCAATTTTCACATTGAAATAACCAAGCTGCTTCATTTGAAAGTTGTAACATTGAAAGAAACCAAAAGCAAGATACCTTAAAGGAAGGTGATTTATCTCTAAGTCATCCGGAAAGGTTGCTAGATTGAACAACATctctaaaacaaaaaagggaagctgATTTTCAAGTAATACCAagtcaaatttcaaaattggaCGCATCCATTCCGCTATCATATGATCGTTCCCTACCAAACGTGGGTCAGAATCTCTCAAGAAGTACTCAAGAATGAACATCCCATCCACCCGAATCATTGTCACAAAATCATCACTGCTTATGCTGGACAAAATAGTCTCTGTATAGTAAGAGCGAATTTCGTCTTCCCTCCTTCTTATTTTGTCTTCTAAATTCTGTAAGTTTATGTTAACCCGTTGCATGAAACGCTCACAAAATAGAACTTTGTACTTTTTCATGGTTTGTAATTTTACATTGGAGTGGTGAATAGGGCCAATAGAAATAAGTAGAGGAGTGAAGGCTTGCTCATCCAGTTTGCGAAGGTGATCTGGAACATTGATCAAACCCCCAGTTGAGAATTGCTGCGTCGAACCTCCAGATATTGTTGACATTTCCAAATTTCCAATTCCAGTTGCCATTGAAGAGCCTCCTGTCTAGCAAGATAAGAGCCACTATGAATTAAAACGCTAGGTGAGGAACCGTGTGAAGTACAACACGCTATAATTTGACTTCAAAGTTCATTTTATGGCACTATCTTCTAATATGTTAAAATGCACTGCTATTACAAGAATActgatcattttatatatttaatgtttataaatttttttataaaaaataaataaatttaatcatcCTCCTTCATTGTCTTGTAAAGTTGATCACATAAAAGATTTGCGAATATTTAAACTGGATGacaatagtaattaattttgaatgaagaattttaaaatggtttcttttgaaacaataattaatagaacaaataattttggtacttaaatcatttaatttcacttttttaatagataatttcatttttagtttGATAGGGACGTAGAGTAATTAAATAGCCAAATTGAATTGTTTCATTTTAGTAGGTAAAAGAAGGTactttttgatatatttatatacataccAGGGCCGGCCTAGACATTTTGGGCCTAAGGCAGTAACTAAAATGGagtctttttatatttatgtattaattaaattattatttatttaatattttt encodes:
- the LOC115989235 gene encoding UPF0481 protein At3g47200-like — its product is MSTSITETGGSSMATGIGNLEMSTISGGSTQQFSTGGLINVPDHLRKLDEQAFTPLLISIGPIHHSNVKLQTMKKYKVLFCERFMQRVNINLQNLEDKIRRREDEIRSYYTETILSSISSDDFVTMIRVDGMFILEYFLRDSDPRLVGNDHMIAEWMRPILKFDLVLLENQLPFFVLEMLFNLATFPDDLEINHLPLRYLAFGFFQCYNFQMKQLGYFNVKIEHFTDLVRLFYLSEQLLDRRSGGAKLSYSATQLHEAGIKFKGVEFDENMRHYRGNRRFLDIRFDLKKGVLEIPCIALNEEKIRLIRNIIALEQSIYVEHAYVTDFFVILNFLIKTSKDVDLLCDKGILINYLGDSNAAASAINNLNTKILGDYMNKEYLKICEDLNASYEQLWYGWRAPWHRWRETLWRQYFSTPWRAASTSGGIILLVLTAIQTVCSLKSTRW